A single Corallococcus silvisoli DNA region contains:
- the tesB gene encoding acyl-CoA thioesterase II, whose protein sequence is MSRVLDELLGLLKLEPIEENLFRGASQDLGFRQLFGGQVLGQSVSAASQTVDAHRTVHSLHGYFLRPGDAGLPVVYTVDRVRDGGSFTTRRVVAIQKGQPIFTLMASFQADEPGFEHQAPMPDVPPPESLPSDLELLGRHADRMSERLREKFLSAKPIEMRPVTHVDPFEPQAQAPVKHVWFRADGAMPDEPQVHRYVLAYASDFNLLGTALQPHAVTFLRPGLQMASLDHALWFHGDLKVNDWLLYSLESPWAGNARGLARGHVFTRDGRLVASVAQEGLLRQRTEGR, encoded by the coding sequence ATGAGCCGTGTGCTGGACGAGCTGTTGGGGCTCCTCAAGCTGGAGCCCATCGAGGAGAACCTGTTCCGTGGCGCGAGCCAGGACCTGGGCTTCCGCCAGCTCTTCGGAGGGCAGGTGCTGGGCCAGTCCGTGTCCGCCGCCAGCCAGACGGTGGACGCCCACCGCACGGTGCACTCGCTGCACGGCTACTTCCTGCGCCCTGGGGACGCGGGGCTGCCCGTCGTCTACACCGTGGACCGGGTGCGCGATGGCGGCAGCTTCACCACCCGCCGCGTGGTCGCCATCCAGAAGGGCCAGCCCATCTTCACGCTGATGGCCTCCTTCCAGGCGGATGAGCCGGGCTTCGAGCACCAGGCCCCCATGCCGGACGTGCCGCCCCCGGAGTCACTGCCCTCGGACCTGGAGCTCCTGGGACGCCACGCGGACCGGATGTCGGAGCGCCTCCGGGAGAAGTTCCTGTCCGCCAAGCCCATCGAGATGCGCCCGGTGACGCACGTGGACCCCTTCGAGCCCCAGGCCCAGGCGCCGGTGAAGCACGTCTGGTTCCGCGCTGATGGGGCCATGCCGGACGAGCCCCAGGTGCACCGCTACGTGCTCGCGTACGCCAGCGACTTCAACCTGCTGGGCACCGCGCTGCAGCCGCACGCGGTGACGTTCCTCCGCCCGGGCCTCCAGATGGCCAGCCTGGACCACGCGCTGTGGTTCCACGGCGACCTGAAGGTGAACGACTGGCTGCTCTACAGCCTGGAGAGCCCCTGGGCCGGCAACGCGCGCGGCCTGGCGCGAGGGCACGTCTTCACCCGAGACGGGCGGCTCGTCGCCTCCGTGGCGCAGGAGGGGCTCCTGCGCCAGCGCACGGAGGGGCGCTAG
- a CDS encoding heparin lyase I family protein has product MKKTLLLVETLFVLGAAGCGAPDGTLPEDETQSSLRTSDEGLTASGCTQLTPSSVKASGDDGTGSVAANALDDQLTTRWSSLGKGQWLDFDLGSTKGVSGMSVAWHQGNTRVNTFTISVSPDGITYTPVYSGKSKGTTTAAETYTFTSVNARRVRVTVQGNTVNDWASIAEARPCSGATTSPTPSGIVWKGDFESGDRSQWDGTQMVSADRLQVIPSPVREGGYALKATVRQGDDPINASGNRNELFKQTKEATGSEYWYRWSTRFAADFPSVKTWQLFTQWHHDGCCGSPPVEFYVYGEEMRLNIGGSPGTIVWTTPLVRNTWHDFIFHVKWSPNSRVGFVELYYDGKLVLPKRNIATQYSGSLNYLKIGLYRNDTIAPVGVVYHDGWVMGRTKEDVLNANYQLK; this is encoded by the coding sequence TTGAAGAAAACCCTCCTCCTGGTTGAAACGCTGTTCGTCCTTGGCGCCGCGGGCTGTGGCGCTCCGGACGGTACCCTTCCGGAAGATGAAACCCAGTCGTCGCTGCGGACGTCCGACGAGGGCCTCACCGCCAGTGGCTGCACGCAGCTGACCCCCAGCAGCGTGAAGGCCAGCGGCGATGACGGCACCGGCAGTGTCGCGGCCAACGCCCTGGACGACCAGCTCACCACGCGCTGGAGCAGCCTGGGCAAGGGCCAGTGGCTCGACTTCGACCTGGGCTCCACCAAGGGCGTGAGCGGGATGTCGGTGGCCTGGCACCAGGGCAACACGCGGGTCAATACCTTCACCATCTCCGTGTCGCCGGACGGCATCACCTACACGCCGGTGTACAGCGGCAAGAGCAAGGGCACGACGACCGCGGCGGAGACGTACACCTTCACCTCCGTGAACGCGCGCCGGGTGCGCGTCACCGTGCAGGGCAACACCGTCAACGACTGGGCCAGCATCGCGGAGGCGCGCCCGTGCTCCGGCGCGACGACGTCGCCCACGCCCAGCGGCATCGTGTGGAAGGGCGACTTCGAGTCCGGCGACCGCAGCCAGTGGGACGGCACGCAGATGGTGTCCGCGGACCGGCTGCAGGTGATTCCGTCGCCGGTGCGCGAAGGCGGCTACGCGCTCAAAGCCACCGTGCGCCAGGGCGATGATCCCATCAACGCCAGCGGCAACCGCAACGAGCTCTTCAAGCAGACGAAGGAGGCGACGGGCTCCGAGTACTGGTACCGCTGGAGCACGCGCTTCGCGGCGGACTTCCCCAGCGTGAAGACGTGGCAGCTCTTCACCCAGTGGCACCACGACGGCTGCTGCGGCTCCCCGCCGGTGGAGTTCTACGTCTACGGCGAGGAGATGCGGCTCAACATCGGCGGGTCCCCGGGCACCATCGTCTGGACGACGCCCCTGGTGCGCAACACGTGGCATGACTTCATCTTCCACGTGAAGTGGTCCCCCAACTCCAGAGTGGGCTTCGTGGAGCTGTACTACGACGGCAAGCTGGTGCTGCCCAAGCGCAACATCGCGACGCAGTACTCCGGGAGCCTCAACTACCTGAAGATCGGCCTGTACCGGAACGACACCATCGCGCCCGTGGGCGTCGTCTACCACGACGGCTGGGTGATGGGCCGGACCAAGGAAGACGTGCTGAACGCCAACTACCAGTTGAAGTGA
- a CDS encoding sigma 54-interacting transcriptional regulator has translation MSRPASEQVPRSERKPLYVKVVTQPALHGCWSVNISETGIGLIATPRRPSEGPHENEAVELAFSLPDTGAHVRVHGTVRWRHDTAGGGGTVAALGVSFGAFDAADGVKLARYLSTSHLQVVAAFASDDESRAVRQALDGAATPHFAASAEDVHALLSRGDMAALLVCGQDEARALALVESLAELRAEVDPTGAGPPSDLASRIVYCAPAAPDRLVALFNSGRIYRALGAWPAPDVVRQAVLQAGREHGFRTEQWRMALELERNLLRERALAQGPAGGPGRHAEDVGFRSPAMQRVMEMVRLVAPHRVAVLLQGETGTGKEVLARILHRLSGRGDLPLVVQDCGALTETLLESELFGHVKGAFTGAVSDHPGLFVLANGGTIFLDEIENTTPNLQAKLLRVLETGDVRPVGGTQVRHVDVRVVAASNRDLGEEVRGGRFRADLFYRLNSFTIDIPPLRERPEDIPELARAFVEQFNRTLKRSATGVAPDADEVLHGYGWPGNVRELRNVVERAVLLSRPGEMLTRRLLPPALINNTVPRADPTGDGSLRARLHQVERELIREALERHGGVLRRAAVALGMDPVTLGRRARRHGLWKPD, from the coding sequence ATGTCGCGCCCCGCGTCCGAGCAGGTGCCTCGGAGCGAGCGCAAGCCGCTGTACGTGAAGGTGGTGACCCAGCCGGCGCTGCACGGCTGCTGGTCCGTGAACATCAGCGAGACGGGCATCGGGCTCATCGCCACGCCGCGCCGGCCGTCGGAGGGCCCGCACGAGAACGAGGCGGTGGAGCTGGCCTTCTCGCTGCCGGACACGGGCGCCCACGTGCGCGTGCATGGCACGGTGCGCTGGCGCCACGACACCGCGGGCGGCGGCGGCACCGTCGCCGCGCTGGGGGTGAGCTTCGGCGCCTTCGACGCGGCGGACGGCGTGAAGCTGGCGCGCTACCTCTCCACGTCACACCTCCAGGTGGTGGCGGCCTTCGCCAGTGACGACGAGTCGCGCGCGGTGCGCCAGGCCCTGGACGGCGCGGCCACGCCGCACTTCGCCGCCAGCGCGGAGGACGTGCACGCGCTGCTGTCCCGCGGGGACATGGCGGCGCTGCTGGTGTGCGGCCAGGATGAGGCGCGCGCGCTCGCGCTGGTGGAGTCCCTGGCGGAGCTGCGCGCGGAGGTGGACCCCACGGGGGCGGGGCCGCCCAGCGACCTGGCCTCCCGCATCGTCTATTGCGCCCCCGCCGCGCCGGACCGGCTGGTGGCGCTCTTCAACAGCGGGCGCATCTACCGCGCGCTGGGGGCCTGGCCGGCGCCGGACGTCGTGCGGCAGGCGGTGCTCCAGGCGGGGCGCGAGCATGGCTTTCGCACCGAGCAGTGGCGCATGGCGCTGGAGCTGGAGCGCAACCTGCTGCGCGAGCGCGCCCTGGCGCAGGGCCCCGCGGGCGGCCCGGGGCGCCACGCGGAGGACGTGGGCTTCCGCAGCCCCGCGATGCAGCGCGTGATGGAGATGGTGCGCCTGGTCGCGCCCCACCGCGTGGCGGTGCTGCTGCAGGGCGAGACGGGCACCGGCAAGGAGGTGCTGGCGCGCATCCTCCACCGGCTGAGCGGCAGGGGGGACCTGCCGCTCGTCGTGCAGGACTGCGGCGCGCTCACGGAGACGCTGCTGGAGAGCGAGCTCTTCGGCCACGTGAAGGGGGCCTTCACGGGCGCGGTGTCGGACCACCCGGGCCTCTTCGTGCTCGCCAACGGCGGCACCATCTTCCTGGACGAAATCGAGAACACGACGCCCAACCTCCAGGCGAAGCTGCTGCGCGTGCTGGAGACGGGCGACGTCCGTCCGGTGGGCGGCACCCAGGTGCGCCACGTGGACGTGCGCGTGGTGGCCGCCAGCAACCGGGACCTGGGGGAGGAGGTGCGGGGCGGCCGCTTCCGCGCGGACCTCTTCTACCGGCTCAACAGCTTCACCATCGACATCCCGCCCCTGCGCGAGCGCCCGGAGGACATCCCGGAGCTGGCGCGGGCCTTCGTGGAGCAGTTCAACCGCACCCTCAAGCGCTCCGCCACGGGGGTGGCGCCGGACGCGGACGAGGTGCTGCACGGCTACGGCTGGCCCGGCAACGTGCGAGAGCTGCGCAACGTGGTGGAGCGGGCGGTGCTCCTGTCGCGCCCGGGGGAGATGCTCACCCGGCGCCTGCTGCCGCCCGCCCTCATCAACAACACCGTGCCCCGCGCGGACCCCACCGGGGACGGCTCCCTGCGGGCCCGGCTCCACCAGGTGGAGCGCGAGCTCATCCGCGAGGCCCTGGAGCGCCACGGCGGCGTCCTGCGGCGGGCGGCGGTGGCGCTGGGCATGGACCCCGTGACGCTGGGCCGCCGCGCCCGGCGCCACGGGCTGTGGAAGCCGGACTGA